Proteins from a genomic interval of Chanos chanos chromosome 3, fChaCha1.1, whole genome shotgun sequence:
- the fmnl3 gene encoding formin-like protein 3 isoform X1 yields MGNIESVDGPEMKHHIMPLKVPMPDPTELEERFAIVLNSMNLPPDKARLLRQYDNEKKWDLICDQERFQVKNPPHTYIQKLRGYLDPGVTRKKFRRRVQESTKVLRELEISLRTNHIGWVREFLNDENRGLDILVEYLSFAQCAVMLDFEGLENGEEGSLDKAKSWSRSIEDLHQNGGQPFCNTLVRSARQSVLRYSTATNSKTIKNSRLVSQKDDVHVCIMCLRAIMNYQYGFNLVMSHKHAVNEIALSLNNKNPRTKALVLELLAAVCLVRGGHEIILSAFDNFKEVCKEKHRFEKLMGYFRSEDGNIDFMVACMQFINIVVHSVEDMNFRVHLQYEFTKLGLDEFLEKSKHTESDKLSVQIQAYLDNVFDVGGLLEDAETKNVALEKVEELEEHLSHVTEKLLDVENETMMKVAELEKQLLHKDKELSAIRETYESTSSQVHTLRRMIQEKDAAFQKHSIIEKRLLELEQQGTIRVRKQPDGDISIEALGGGGSGGGGGAGIPLGELGQFILGSAGAGGLEGSSSAMVEDPEPPPPPPPPPPPPPLPPFPSALQSVPVPPPPPAAPPLPGPSPSVVLSVGLSAIRIKKPIKTKFRLPVFNWTALKPNQINGTVFNEIDDERVLEELDLEKFEDLFKTKAQGPVVDLSSTKNKVSQKAMNKVTLLDANRSKNLAITLRKANKSTEEICKAIQTFDLKALPVDFVECLMRFLPTEAESKALKQYEKERRPVEQLAEEDRFMLYFSKIERLTQRMNIITFVGNFSENVSMLTPQLNAIIAASASVKTSPKLKRMLEIILALGNYMNSSKRGSVYGFKLQSLDLLLDTKSTDRKMTLLHYIALIVKEKYPELANFYNELHFVDKAAAVSLENVLLDVRELGKGMDLIKRECSLHDHAVLKGFLQTSDTQLDKLQKDAKTAEEAFNNVVLYFGESPKTTPPSVFFPVFVRFIKSYKEAVEENEQRKRQEEIMREKLLAQEAKQQDPKVQAQKKRQQQQELIAELRRRQAKDHRPVYEGKDGTIEDIITVLKSVPFTARTAKRGSRFFCDTNLYDESNC; encoded by the exons ATGGGGAATATTGAGAGTGTGGACGGACCGGAGATGAAGCACCATATAATGCCGTTAAAAGTGCCCATGCCTGACCCGACGGAATTAGAGGAGAGATTTGCTATAGTGTTG AACTCTATGAACCTCCCTCCGGATAAAGCTCGCCTTCTTCGGCAGTACGACAACGAGAAGAAATGGGACCTCATCTGTGACCAG GAGCGTTTCCAGGTGAAGAACCctccacatacatacatccagaAGCTGCGTGGCTACTTAGATCCAGGAGTCACACGCAAG AAATTCCGCAGGCGAGTGCAGGAATCCACCAAAGTCCTGAGGGAGCTGGAGATATCCCTGAGGACCAATCACATCGG GTGGGTTCGGGAATTCCTGAACGATGAGAACAGAGGTCTGGATATTCTGGTGGAGTACCTCTCCTTCGCCCAGTGTGCCGTCAT GTTGGATTTTGAGGGGCTGGAGAATGGTGAGGAGGGCTCTCTGGACAAGGCTAAGTCCTGGAGCAGGTCCATCGAGGATCTGCACCAGAACGGAGGCCAGCCCTTCTGCAACACGCTGGTGCGCTCGGCGAGGCAGTCGGTCCTGCG TTATAGCACAGccacaaacagcaaaaccaTCAAGAACTCCAGACTAGTCAGTCAAAAGGATGATGTACATGTTTGCATCATGTGTTTGAGAGCAATTATGAACTACCAG tATGGCTTCAATCTGGTAATGTCCCACAAACATGCAGTCAATGAGATTGCCCTAAGCTTGAACAATAAGAATCCCAG GACAAAAGCACTAGTTCTGGAGCTGCtggctgctgtgtgtctggttcGAGGAGGTCATGAAATCATTCTCTCAGCATTTGACAACTTTAAAGAG GTGTGTAAAGAGAAGCATCGCTTTGAAAAGCTGATGGGCTATTTCCGCAGTGAGGATGGAAACATTGACTTCATG GTGGCCTGTATGCAGTTCATCAACATTGTGGTCCATTCTGTGGAGGACATGAATTTTCGTGTCCATTTGCAGTATGAGTTTACCAAGCTTGGCCTGGATGAGTTcctggag AAATCCAAGCACACAGAGAGCGATAAGCTGTCTGTCCAGATCCAGGCTTACCTGGACAACGTGTTTGATGTTGGCGGACTTCTGGAGGACGCAGAGACCAAAAACGTGGCTCTGGAGAAagtggaggagctggaggagcaCCTGTCTCAT GTGACGGAGAAGCTTCTGGATGTGGAGAATGAGACGATGATGAAAGTGgcagagctggagaaacagctCCTACATAAAGATAAGGAACTCAGTGCCATCAGG GAGACGTATGAATCAACAAGTTCCCAGGTTCACACGCTGCGGCGGATGATCCAGGAGAAGGATGCTGCCTTCCAGAAGCACAGCATCATCGAGAAACGCCTGCTGGAGCTGGAACAGCAGGGCACCATCCGTGTGCGCAAGCAGCCTGACGGAGACATCTCCATCGAGGCCCTGGGTGGAggtggcagtggtggtggtggaggggcTGGGATACCCCTGGGAGAGCTGGGTCAGTTCATTTTGGGTTCAGCAGGAGCTGGAGGTCTTGAAGGCAGCTCCTCTGCCATGGTCGAAGACCCAGAacctcctcccccacctcctccacctccacctcctccacccctGCCGCCT TTTCCTTCAGCTCTGCAGA GCGTTCCTGTcccaccacctccacctgcGGCTCCACCTTTACCTGGACCATCTCCATCTGTGGTTCTCAGTGTGGGACTGTCAG CTATCCGCATTAAGAAGCCAATAAAGACCAAGTTCCGTTTGCCGGTGTTCAACTGGACGGCTCTGAAACCCAATCAGATTAACGGCACCGTATTCAACGAGATCGACGATGAACGCGTGCTTGAG GAACTGGATCTGGAGAAGTTTGAGGATCTGTTTAAGACCAAAGCTCAGGGCCCAGTGGTGGACCTGTCTTCCACTAAAAACAAAGTCTCACAAAAGGCCATGAACAAAGTCACTCTCCTGGATGCCAACCGCTCCAAGAACTTGGCCATCACCTTGCGCAAGGCCAACAAGAGCACAGAGGAGATCTGCAAAGCCATTCAGAC GTTTGACTTGAAGGCGCTGCCGGTGGACTTTGTGGAGTGCCTGATGCGTTTCCTGCCCACTGAAGCAGAGAGCAAGGCTCTGAAACAGTACGAGAAGGAGCGCAGGCCTGTGGAGCAGCTGGCTGAGGAGGATCGCTTCATGCTGTACTTCAGCAAGATCGAACGGCTCACTCAGAGAATGAACATCATCACCTTCGTTGGTAACTTCAGCGAAAACGTCAGCATGTTGACCCCG caaCTCAACGCAATTATTGCGGCATCTGCATCAGTGAAGACGTCTCCCAAGTTAAAAAGAATGCTTGAG ATCATTCTTGCATTGGGAAACTACATGAACAGCAGTAAGAGAGGATCTGTGTATGGCTTTAAACTGCAGAGCCTGGATCTG cTGTTGGACACTAAGTCCACGGACAGGAAGATGACATTGCTTCACTACATAGCTCTCATAGTGAAGGAGAAGTACCCTGAGCTTGCTAACTTCTATAATGAGTTGCACTTTGTAGACAAAGCTGCTGCAG tGTCTCTGGAGAACGTTCTGTTGGATGTTCGGGAATTGGGGAAAGGCATGGATTTGATTAAGAGAGAGTGCAGTCTCCATGACCACGCTGTGCTGAAGGGTTTCCTGCAGACCAGCGACACACAGCTGGACAAACTGCAGAAAGACGCCAAGACCGCAGAG GAGGCCTTTAACAATGTGGTGCTTTATTTTGGCGAGAGTCCGAAGACCACACCCCCATCCGTGTTCTTCCCTGTTTTTGTGCGCTTCATCAAATCCTACAAG GAGGCAGTGGAAGAGaatgaacagaggaaaagacaagAGGAAATCATGCGGGAGAAACTACTTGCACAAGAAGCTAAGCAGCAGGACCCCAAG GTGCAGGCACAGAAAAagaggcagcagcagcaggagctgaTTGCAGAGCTGCGCAGACGCCAAGCCAAAGATCACCGGCCCGTTTATGAGGGCAAGGACGGCACCATCGAAGACATCATCACAG TGTTGAAGAGCGTGCCCTTCACAGCACGTACGGCCAAGCGAGGCTCGCGCTTCTTCTGTGACACCAACCTGTACGACGAGTCCAACTGCTAG
- the fmnl3 gene encoding formin-like protein 3 isoform X2, with the protein MGNIESVDGPEMKHHIMPLKVPMPDPTELEERFAIVLNSMNLPPDKARLLRQYDNEKKWDLICDQERFQVKNPPHTYIQKLRGYLDPGVTRKKFRRRVQESTKVLRELEISLRTNHIGWVREFLNDENRGLDILVEYLSFAQCAVMLDFEGLENGEEGSLDKAKSWSRSIEDLHQNGGQPFCNTLVRSARQSVLRYSTATNSKTIKNSRLVSQKDDVHVCIMCLRAIMNYQYGFNLVMSHKHAVNEIALSLNNKNPRTKALVLELLAAVCLVRGGHEIILSAFDNFKEVCKEKHRFEKLMGYFRSEDGNIDFMVACMQFINIVVHSVEDMNFRVHLQYEFTKLGLDEFLEKSKHTESDKLSVQIQAYLDNVFDVGGLLEDAETKNVALEKVEELEEHLSHVTEKLLDVENETMMKVAELEKQLLHKDKELSAIRETYESTSSQVHTLRRMIQEKDAAFQKHSIIEKRLLELEQQGTIRVRKQPDGDISIEALGGGGSGGGGGAGIPLGELGQFILGSAGAGGLEGSSSAMVEDPEPPPPPPPPPPPPPLPPASGNDEARDPESSNSVPVPPPPPAAPPLPGPSPSVVLSVGLSAIRIKKPIKTKFRLPVFNWTALKPNQINGTVFNEIDDERVLEELDLEKFEDLFKTKAQGPVVDLSSTKNKVSQKAMNKVTLLDANRSKNLAITLRKANKSTEEICKAIQTFDLKALPVDFVECLMRFLPTEAESKALKQYEKERRPVEQLAEEDRFMLYFSKIERLTQRMNIITFVGNFSENVSMLTPQLNAIIAASASVKTSPKLKRMLEIILALGNYMNSSKRGSVYGFKLQSLDLLLDTKSTDRKMTLLHYIALIVKEKYPELANFYNELHFVDKAAAVSLENVLLDVRELGKGMDLIKRECSLHDHAVLKGFLQTSDTQLDKLQKDAKTAEEAFNNVVLYFGESPKTTPPSVFFPVFVRFIKSYKEAVEENEQRKRQEEIMREKLLAQEAKQQDPKVPAQKKRQQQQELIAELRRRQAKDHRPVYEGKDGTIEDIITDLRSQPFLRADALIRNGWKRP; encoded by the exons ATGGGGAATATTGAGAGTGTGGACGGACCGGAGATGAAGCACCATATAATGCCGTTAAAAGTGCCCATGCCTGACCCGACGGAATTAGAGGAGAGATTTGCTATAGTGTTG AACTCTATGAACCTCCCTCCGGATAAAGCTCGCCTTCTTCGGCAGTACGACAACGAGAAGAAATGGGACCTCATCTGTGACCAG GAGCGTTTCCAGGTGAAGAACCctccacatacatacatccagaAGCTGCGTGGCTACTTAGATCCAGGAGTCACACGCAAG AAATTCCGCAGGCGAGTGCAGGAATCCACCAAAGTCCTGAGGGAGCTGGAGATATCCCTGAGGACCAATCACATCGG GTGGGTTCGGGAATTCCTGAACGATGAGAACAGAGGTCTGGATATTCTGGTGGAGTACCTCTCCTTCGCCCAGTGTGCCGTCAT GTTGGATTTTGAGGGGCTGGAGAATGGTGAGGAGGGCTCTCTGGACAAGGCTAAGTCCTGGAGCAGGTCCATCGAGGATCTGCACCAGAACGGAGGCCAGCCCTTCTGCAACACGCTGGTGCGCTCGGCGAGGCAGTCGGTCCTGCG TTATAGCACAGccacaaacagcaaaaccaTCAAGAACTCCAGACTAGTCAGTCAAAAGGATGATGTACATGTTTGCATCATGTGTTTGAGAGCAATTATGAACTACCAG tATGGCTTCAATCTGGTAATGTCCCACAAACATGCAGTCAATGAGATTGCCCTAAGCTTGAACAATAAGAATCCCAG GACAAAAGCACTAGTTCTGGAGCTGCtggctgctgtgtgtctggttcGAGGAGGTCATGAAATCATTCTCTCAGCATTTGACAACTTTAAAGAG GTGTGTAAAGAGAAGCATCGCTTTGAAAAGCTGATGGGCTATTTCCGCAGTGAGGATGGAAACATTGACTTCATG GTGGCCTGTATGCAGTTCATCAACATTGTGGTCCATTCTGTGGAGGACATGAATTTTCGTGTCCATTTGCAGTATGAGTTTACCAAGCTTGGCCTGGATGAGTTcctggag AAATCCAAGCACACAGAGAGCGATAAGCTGTCTGTCCAGATCCAGGCTTACCTGGACAACGTGTTTGATGTTGGCGGACTTCTGGAGGACGCAGAGACCAAAAACGTGGCTCTGGAGAAagtggaggagctggaggagcaCCTGTCTCAT GTGACGGAGAAGCTTCTGGATGTGGAGAATGAGACGATGATGAAAGTGgcagagctggagaaacagctCCTACATAAAGATAAGGAACTCAGTGCCATCAGG GAGACGTATGAATCAACAAGTTCCCAGGTTCACACGCTGCGGCGGATGATCCAGGAGAAGGATGCTGCCTTCCAGAAGCACAGCATCATCGAGAAACGCCTGCTGGAGCTGGAACAGCAGGGCACCATCCGTGTGCGCAAGCAGCCTGACGGAGACATCTCCATCGAGGCCCTGGGTGGAggtggcagtggtggtggtggaggggcTGGGATACCCCTGGGAGAGCTGGGTCAGTTCATTTTGGGTTCAGCAGGAGCTGGAGGTCTTGAAGGCAGCTCCTCTGCCATGGTCGAAGACCCAGAacctcctcccccacctcctccacctccacctcctccacccctGCCGCCTGCTTCAGGTAATGATGAAGCCAGAGATCCTGAATCTTCAAACA GCGTTCCTGTcccaccacctccacctgcGGCTCCACCTTTACCTGGACCATCTCCATCTGTGGTTCTCAGTGTGGGACTGTCAG CTATCCGCATTAAGAAGCCAATAAAGACCAAGTTCCGTTTGCCGGTGTTCAACTGGACGGCTCTGAAACCCAATCAGATTAACGGCACCGTATTCAACGAGATCGACGATGAACGCGTGCTTGAG GAACTGGATCTGGAGAAGTTTGAGGATCTGTTTAAGACCAAAGCTCAGGGCCCAGTGGTGGACCTGTCTTCCACTAAAAACAAAGTCTCACAAAAGGCCATGAACAAAGTCACTCTCCTGGATGCCAACCGCTCCAAGAACTTGGCCATCACCTTGCGCAAGGCCAACAAGAGCACAGAGGAGATCTGCAAAGCCATTCAGAC GTTTGACTTGAAGGCGCTGCCGGTGGACTTTGTGGAGTGCCTGATGCGTTTCCTGCCCACTGAAGCAGAGAGCAAGGCTCTGAAACAGTACGAGAAGGAGCGCAGGCCTGTGGAGCAGCTGGCTGAGGAGGATCGCTTCATGCTGTACTTCAGCAAGATCGAACGGCTCACTCAGAGAATGAACATCATCACCTTCGTTGGTAACTTCAGCGAAAACGTCAGCATGTTGACCCCG caaCTCAACGCAATTATTGCGGCATCTGCATCAGTGAAGACGTCTCCCAAGTTAAAAAGAATGCTTGAG ATCATTCTTGCATTGGGAAACTACATGAACAGCAGTAAGAGAGGATCTGTGTATGGCTTTAAACTGCAGAGCCTGGATCTG cTGTTGGACACTAAGTCCACGGACAGGAAGATGACATTGCTTCACTACATAGCTCTCATAGTGAAGGAGAAGTACCCTGAGCTTGCTAACTTCTATAATGAGTTGCACTTTGTAGACAAAGCTGCTGCAG tGTCTCTGGAGAACGTTCTGTTGGATGTTCGGGAATTGGGGAAAGGCATGGATTTGATTAAGAGAGAGTGCAGTCTCCATGACCACGCTGTGCTGAAGGGTTTCCTGCAGACCAGCGACACACAGCTGGACAAACTGCAGAAAGACGCCAAGACCGCAGAG GAGGCCTTTAACAATGTGGTGCTTTATTTTGGCGAGAGTCCGAAGACCACACCCCCATCCGTGTTCTTCCCTGTTTTTGTGCGCTTCATCAAATCCTACAAG GAGGCAGTGGAAGAGaatgaacagaggaaaagacaagAGGAAATCATGCGGGAGAAACTACTTGCACAAGAAGCTAAGCAGCAGGACCCCAAGGTACCA GCACAGAAAAagaggcagcagcagcaggagctgaTTGCAGAGCTGCGCAGACGCCAAGCCAAAGATCACCGGCCCGTTTATGAGGGCAAGGACGGCACCATCGAAGACATCATCACAG